In Theobroma cacao cultivar B97-61/B2 chromosome 7, Criollo_cocoa_genome_V2, whole genome shotgun sequence, the genomic window NNNNNNNNNNNNNNNNNNNNNNNNNNNNNNNNNNNNNNNNNNNNNNNNNNNNNNNNNNNNNNNNNNNNNNNNNNNNNNNNNNNNNNNNNNNNNNNNNNNNNNNNNNNNNNNNNNNNNNNNNNNNNNNNNNNNNNNNNNNNNNNNNNNNNNNNNNNNNNNNNNNNNNNNNNNNNNNNNNNNNNNNNNNNNNNNNNNNNNNNNNNNNNNNNNNNNNNNNNNNNNNNNNNNNNNNNNNNNNNNNNNNNNNNNNNNNNNNNNNNNNNNNNNNNNNNNNNNNNNNNNNNNNNNNNNNNNNNNNNNNNNNNNNNNNNNNNNNNNNNNNNNNNNNNNNNNNNNNNNNNNNNNNNNNNNNNNNNNNNNNNNNNNNNNNNNNNNNNNNNNNNNNNNNNNNNNNNNNNNNNNNNNNNNNNNNNNNNNNNNNNNNNNNNNNNNNNNNNNNNNNNNNNNNNNNNNNNNNNNNNNNNNNNNNNNNNNNNNNNNNNNNNNNNNNNNNNNNNNNNNNNNNNNNNNNNNNNNNNNNNNNNNNNNNNNNNNNNNNNNNNNNNNNNNNNNNNNNNNNNNNNNNNNNNNNNNNNNNNNNNNNNNNNNNNNNNNNNNNNNNNNNNNNNNNNNNNNNNNNNNNNNNNNNNNNNNNNNNNNNNNNNNNNNNNNNNNNNNNNNNNNNNNNNNNNNNNNNNNNNNNNNNNNNNNNNNNNNNNNNNNNNNNNNNNNNNNNNNNNNNNNNNNNNNNNNNNNNNNNNNNNNNNNNNNNNNNNNNNNNNNNNNNNNNNNNNNNNNNNNNNNNNNNNNNNNNNNNNNNNNNNNNNNNNNNNNNNNNNNNNNNNNNNNNNNNNNNNNNNNNNNNNNNNNNNNNNNNNNNNNNNNNNNNNNNNNNNNNNNNNNNNNNNNNNNNNNNNNNNNNNNNNNNNNNNNNNNNNNNNNNNNNNNNNNNNNNNNNNNNNNNNNNNNNNNNNNNNNNNNNNNNNNNNNNNNNNNNNNNNNNNTAtatggcgaaaattttattttaattgtttttgatctaaaatagtatatattctctaaaaactcgatatttaacaatgattgctcacaggaaaggaaagaaactgatatgtaagccttgcggggttccgattggcattccagataatgagtgtcaatcgggacgtcgcggcgattgtcatgggcctgagggaggttccgggtcgtgacacctaTAAAGTGTATATGGATGATCTCGATCAAGCCACATGTGTGATGTTGGCTAGTATGGCTCTAGATcttcaaaagcaacatgaagCTATGAATGCCCTAGATATTATCCTAATCCTTAGAGAAATGTTCAATAAGGAAAGTCGACAGAGAGATTCGACATTTCAAGGGAATTGGTCTGATGTAAGATGTCTAAGGGAAACCCAGTAAGGCCTCATGTGCTTAAAATGATAGGATATATCACTCAACTTGAGCAATTGGGTTGGGTTATGGATCATGATTTGAGCATAAAACTTACACTTTCTTCACTACCAGAGAGCTATTCACAATTTTTGTTGAACTTCAACATGAACAAGATTGAGGTAAACTTATCAGGCTTGTTGAATATGCTCACACAAGTTGAGAATATCATTACAAAAAAAGTAGCCTTTAATTCATCTTATCTcttctaagaaaaataaaaataacaaaagaaaattttctaagaaagACAAGGATTAAAAAGCATCAACTTCGAAAGGTATGAAGCCCACTAGAGGAGTAAAAAAGGACAAGGGAAATGACAAATGCCATTTCTATAACAAACTAGGGCATTGGAGGCGCAATTGCAAGGATTATCTTGAATCCATCAAAGggaagaaacaaaaggaagttTCCATATCAGGTATGAAtcatatgatgatttattttttactactTGGTATATGATACCGTACTCTTTATTAATGGTTTTAATATGTATGACATATTGAAGGAACTAATGACAAGGAGTAGTGAAGAATAGGATCATGAAAAGGACAACCTTAGTTGATGGTGATCAAGCTTGTCAACCTAGATTAGATTGtggaacaataaataattttataatattgaatGTTTTCATGACATGATTGTCAAGATGAGATATTTTGGTTTTGAGCCTATGgctgaattttattttatgtctAGGAAacatagatttatattttgctaGCATGAGATGCTTaggttatatatttatatatttacatatttacatcacatctcattttattttggaattgttctaaattatttatccttAAGTATAACCTTGCGTATACAATAATCAATACTAAGTCATAATGATAAGATCATTGTGagattattttctttttattatgaataaaaaaggaaattaataagatgatttagataaaattgagTCCTAACTCAATGAATTCATAATAGGattatgaacatatttagtcAAGGAGCATTCTTTTTGAAATCTTAGATCTAAATTAAGATTGCTTAGACCTAAATAACAATTGATTATCATATTGAATTCATAAGAAATGAATCACAAAACATTTCAAACCTAGTTAATCGCATGAATGAACCTTTGAGAGGATTTCATCCCATAATCGATGATGAACAACTTATAATATGTAAGTATATATAAAAGTTACGGATATAACGCCCCATAAGAAAGTAAATAAGTTTATTTGGTAAGATTTCTATACATTAGAAATAATGGGAGCTAATGACACTTTAAAGGTTAAGGgtcatgaaattataaaatataatagatACGATCAATGCACAAAGACTGATTTACTGGGATGCATCAAGATGCATAATTCATCCATTAAACACTAACTATTAGTAGGATGCATATTGATGCACTACTCATATAAGATGAGTATACTAAATAATCCAACATGAATGATTGGATAATAATCTCTATTCaatgtaataaattcaaaatagaTGAATGCATTGAATaagataaacatattttgCACAAATCATAAGGTTAATGGGAGTAAAATAAGTTACTCATTAAAAGTGCATAAGATACATTTGCCAGtctaagaaaaacaaaatgagacTAAAGAGTTAAAGCCTAAAAAGGGGctcaacaaaagaatttaagatgaCATATTAAAGGAGTTTAACATAGAGAGAATCCTAAATGTTAAAAGTGACAAAGTCATGATTGAGTAGTTGTATTGGAATGGTTCCAAAACAACACAAAATGCTTTCTGCCTTTTAGGTATCGATACCTTTCATAaaggtatcaatacttttaTTCTAGAAAGCTATTCCTGAACTTTCTACAAGCCAAGAATGGATATTTCCCTTTTAAGTATTAATACTTTCTCCTCTATATCCAATTTTTCATCACTTTCAAGCCTTAGAATCCACACTAGAAGGACTCCTCATCCCTTGACCATTTAATACCATAATTATAAGTTTATCAAATACAATTAACATAGGATCAAAGCTtcttaaatcaataacaacataCTATCCTCAATCATTAAATTTCAGGATCCTTTGGTAAAGATTTCATTCACCACTTTCCATACCATATCACAAGAATGAATGCAATATGTGCAATGCAAATTCCAATGTATGCTTTAGACATGTTGAAACATGTAATAGGACACGCTAAGGCGTGTAGTTAGGACATGCAAGGCACGTACATGAGACATGCTATGACATGCGATTAGGACGTAACGAAGCACATAAGCAGTACACACAAAAGCGTGTAATTCATATATCATGATATATGATGTTATGACTGTGAGTGACATGCATACACATATAACATTCAACTATcatcatttaatattttcacaTAAGACATACGAAGGTATGTATCAAGACATGCTAGGCATGTAGTTTGCAACAAGGTATCAAACATACTAACGTATGTATCAAGACGTGCAAGGCATGTAATTCactttgatataacaaaacatACCAAGGTATGCATCAAGACATGCAATGCATGTAATTCTCATTGATATAACAAGACATGCTAAGGTATGTATCAAGACATGCAAGTCATGTAATTCACAATCCAAACTTAATTCAcattttgaagaataaaggCATTGAAAGGTTTGTTCCCCACAAAACCATTTTTATACATATGTAGGTGTATTTACATATCTTATACGACTTTCAAAACCATATTCAAAACATGGTAACAATCATCATTCAATCcacaatttcatattttctcaaaagcATTCGCAATGTTATTCCAAACATGCTTTcgtatttatatatcaaacTATTTTGAAAACGCCATAACCACCCACCTATTTGAAGCATGCTTTGAACTCTAACACCTTTTGACAAATATTCGACCTCTTAATATACAACTTTACCAACTGCACTTATCCAAGATTAATCCATTGTTAATACCTTGTTCCTTAATCATAATCTTCATCAAATACTTTTAACCCTTTTAATAACTCCTTTACTTAGCTTCAAAtccaaaaatcaataattaaaatttaaccGAATTATGAGTTATACCACAACTAGTTACGGATTTGAGCAactttaccttggtgagcttaAGAGTATCCAAAATCACTCCAAAACCTACGTTTCAGAGagtaaaatgaattttaatgaTATATAAATTGTAGAAATCAAAACGCGAAGTTTGGATGTTTAAAATGAGGAAACCTTACCTCTAGAAGCGcttagaatcaaaatctaaactTGGATATGTCTTTTAAATGATTGAAAcacttgaaaatgatgaggTAAAAAATAGAAAGGGACGAGAGAAAAGACAAGCTAAGActagagaaagagaggatTTTGCCATTTTGGGAAAAATATGAGGTTTTAGTGCTTTAAAATATTAGGGAAAAGTCTATTTTAACCTTTTGTTTCTAATCTACGACAGAGGTATCGATATTTTTGTTCTAGGTTTGAAGATATTGATACTTATTTATCTAGTATCGATACTTCATTCATCAAATGCATTTTTGGGTTTCAAGTATCGATACCCTATGAAAAGGTATGAATACTTTTGGTCCAGAATGTATTTTTTAACACTAAAATCAAAGCTTTTAACCCTTTCTAAGTCCCAACTTTCAAACAAACTCGTTAGGCAAACAAAACTTCCATTTTTGGGTTGTAAATATTCGAAAATATCATTAGAAAACACAAATCTACATGCTCACCAATCTAAGTTACaactttaaacttttataaaagGTTGGGGTTTCACATTGTGAGTTCCACTAGTTTAGTTAGAAACATGCCTGATATATGTGAAAATCAAGCTATGTGCAGTTCGCGTCAATTTGGGAATCAAGCAAGGCTACAATTTCCTTTGAATAGCTATAAAATAGTAACTAAAAAGCTAAAATTGGTCCACATTGATGTATGTGGACCTATGATTATTGAATCACTCAATGATAGTGGGCAGTTTTTAttgttcattgatgatttcACTAGGATGACCTTCGTTCATATCTTAAACCACAAAGCAAAAGTGTTTGAAGCCCTTCAGGTGTTTAAAGTAATGGTGGATAATGAGTCAAGGTGTCTAATTAAGATTATACGGTTTGACAATGGCTTAGAATACCCTTCACATGAGTTTAGAAGGTTTCTTAACAATGTCAGCATTAAACAGCAATTTATAGTTCCATACTCACCCAAATAGAATGGAGTGAGCGAAAGGAAGAATAGAATTGTTTTAAAGATGACCAATGCATGCTGTTTCACAAGGTATTGCCTAAAAGGTTCAAGGTATAGGTAATTAACACTGCAATCTATATGCTGAACCTTCTTCTAACTAAAGCTCTTATAGGAAAAACACAATTTGAAGCTTCAAATGGCTTCAAACCTAATGCTGGTTACTTGAAAGTGTTTGGTTGCACTTGTTGTGTGAAAATTCTATCGGTAAAAAGGTACAAATTGAACGACAAGGCAGAAACTGGAATTTTGCTAGGCTATAGCACTCAATCAAAGGGATATAGAGTGTGCTACGTCAGAATAGGCAAGGTGGCAATATGTAGAAGTGTAGTGTTTGATGAGAATGGAAGATGGAATTAAGAAACAAATGAAGTAACTAATGCACAACTACCCCTATCAATCAACAAAGACTCACCTATAGCTACTGATGCACCGTAATCAAATTCTGAAGACATTGAAATTACTACAAGAGGCACAAGGACATTATAGGCATTTACACAAATGTAATCTTACTTTTGTACAGTCAAGAAATTATCTTGAAGCCTCAAAATCAAAGGAGTGGATGTTTGTAATGCAAGAAAAGATTAGTGTGATAAACAGAAATTGTACATGGACTCTAGTTGATAGGCAGATCATTAACATGTAATAGGGGTTAAGTGGATTTATAGAAGAAAACTCAACTCTGATGGTTTGTTAATATACTCAAGGCAAGGTTGGTGGCCAACGGTTACACAGAACAACTAAGGAGTGACTACATGGAGACCTTTGCTCTTATTGCCAGGTTTGACACTATCGAACTGTTGGTTGCACTGTCAGCATGCTTAAGGTAGAAAATTCACCATTTAGACATTAAATTAGCCTTCATAAATGGTTCACTTGAACAAGAAATCTTCATTGGATAGCCAGAGAGCTTTGAAATGGAAATTGAAAGTGACGAGGTCTACAAATTGCATAAGGTATTGcatggattaaaacaagcacCCAAAGCTTGGTACAATGAGATAGATGCTTCTTTGACTCAACAAGGATTTGCAAAAAGTCCTGATGAAGCCACACTTTATGTTTTGAAGCCAAACAATAGTGTCAAGTTGATGGTGTCTCTGTATGTAGATGACTTGTTGATAACAAGAGGTGATGAGACCTCACTACTGCTGTTTAAAACTTCAATGATGTAAGAATTTGAGATGCTTGATTTTGGGAAGATGAACTATTTCCTAGGATTAGAATTCAATCAGTGTTCATCAAGGGTATCTCTATCATAAAGAAGCTATACTCTTAATGTTCTTAAAAGATTTAAGATGGAATTATGCAAGCTGATAACCAAGGATGCCTCAATAACCTCAAAAGCTTAAAGCTAAACATTCAAATGAGGTCTTTTTagtgaaattaagaaaaaaatcgttaaaattttattctccTAGTTTTGTGAGATgcaaaatttctaattaaattttcataatcaaattcttctaatattttttttcaattgataatatagtcaatcaatttaatctttcttgaaacattgttgattttaaataagattttattaattttagttttgaaaaacttctttctaCCTAAAGCAACACTAACAGGAATAGTTAACATTATTCTAAAAACAATATATGcctttgaaaaagaattgaaTCTTCTTATATGGTTAAGTATGTCAGTTTGACTGTTATCTTCCATttgtataatttcttttacatattaatgagaaatgaggaaaaaaaaattcaaaaatagatattataaactgaaaaaaaaaaaagagataattGGTTTTCTAGataggaaaaaaataactattgAAGATCATCAAATACATATTACCATTAGTTAATTGAAAATAGGAgaaatagttaagaattaatAGCATTGTAGGAAttggaaaatgataaaaaattcaGATTCATTATGTACATAATTAGAAAACTGAGAGAATGTATCATTTTATCTTGacttttacttatttttaatgaaaaataagataaatagTTGAGAACTAATAAGAATGCGGgaattgagaaaaaataaatatttgctaggtaatttatttaaaaagtgaGAATTTgtagatattttattaattatcttaatttttatatatttttaatatagttaagtatattattataaaattataagatcTATGAAAATTTGAGACCTGCAAGGGCTTTGATGACTTTATAATATAACCAACCCTACTTGTAAAAACTACACGGccagaaaataagaaaatgttTGCTCATGATGATGCTGAACTAGAAGATGCAACACAATATAGAAGTTTAATTGGCAGTTGCTGTATTTGTGTGCTACACAGACATGATATCACGCACACAGTGGCCATGCTTTCCAGGTTTGTGCAACAACCTTCTCAATTGCACTACACAAATGCCAAAAGGGTGTTAAGGCACCTAAGAGGTACAATTGATTATGGTATTCACTACAGACACCAAGACACTGTGAAGCTCATTGGATGTTCAGACAATGATTGGGCAAGCTCTACATCAAGGTATGTATTCTCATAGGGAAATGGTGTCTTTAGCAATTACTCAAAAAACCAAGATGCTGTGGCTCAAACATCAGTTCAAACTAAAGTACATACCAATTGCTAATCAAGCCATTTGGTTGAGAAGAGTGCTATTTGATCTCAACCATCCACAACTCAACCCTACAATGAACTATGTTGATATTAATTGTGTCATTGCAATCACAAAGAACCAAACAGCACATTAATGTCAAATTTCATGACATAAAGAGACACTGAAAAGTCTGCTGAAATACATGTAGAATATTGCAGTTCTAATCACCAATTACCAGACATTAACTAAAGGTCTCATCAAGCAAAGATCTGAAGAATTAAGAACAAAGCTAAGGGTTCTTGTAACGAAGACCATAGAAGAACCCTCATACACGTGTTGGTCCTTTTGTCGTTTTGTTATTGCTTCTTGTAACATTTTCTGTCACTGCATACAACCTATGCATGCAAAGAATGGATGTTTAGCTTCTGTATAACCTGGTTTTAAGGACTTATGCCAACTATAAACCTTATCGTAGACCTACAAAATGCATTATTTGCAGCACTCACGAGCCAAGCTATCTTCGGagtaaaatcaattcatcaacagatttaaaaaataaaaataaaagaaaagcaacAGCAGTCTCAATGAGCTATCCAGGAATGTATAAAACATGCATTAATGCAATTGGATCATTAACAATGGTCCCAAAACAGATCCATTCCAAATGCACCTATGATTGATGCCCAGGAGAAACCATCTTATTTTTTGAAGTCACCTTATAAGCCTCTACAAGATCAGCTCTACTAATACTAGTACTACAACCTGATTCACTCTTGGCTGAAAAACCAGCCACATCACAGCAGtaaaaaaaatgcacaaaAGGCAAAGCTGtgcaaaattaagctcaagcATCATCAAGAGCAAGCACTCCAGGGAGTGGTTTTCCCTCAAGAAGCTCTAAGCTAGCACCACCACCGGTAGAGATGTGGCTCATCTTGTCTGCAAGCCCAACCTTTTCCACAGCTGCAACAGAGTCACCTCCTCCAATGATTGTTGTCACTCCCTTGCCACTGAGCTCAGCAAGCTTCTTGGCAATCGCCTgcatagaaaaaaagaaattttacttCCAAGTTTAAACATGCAAAAGAAAATGCTTTCAAATCCTGTACTCTGAGCCACTGGCTAATCTATATAATGCCAATAAAATCTTGGAATTATGACCAAATTAAGACCCGACTCCACCTCATGACCACCTTATTTCTAAAAGTAAATCACTCTTTACCTCTGTGCCTGCAGCgaacttctcaaactcaaacaCACCCATGGGTCCATTCCAAATTATGGTCTTCGTAGTGTCCAAAGCCTCACTGAAGGTTTTGATGGAGTCAGGTCCTATATCCAAGCCCATCCAACCATCTGGGATCTCAGATGCTGATACCACctgcaaaaaaattgaaaaattcaaaggccgaaacaaattcaaatatgaaaaaaaaaaccactcATACAGAATTCCGCATAGATATTGCACTAATGTACACTCTGCATAAGAGTTGCGGAAGGACACAGAGAAGCAAAAGAGAACAGGCTCGTTTGTTGTGTGGGGTAGAGCTGTAAAATTAGGTCTCACTGCAATACAGTCCACCCAAAGAATGTCATAGAACAAACATAAATACAAAGCAGCAGCACAAACCTTGCTGTTAGCATCAGGAGCAAACTTGTCAGCAATAACAACATCAGTGGGAAGCAAGAGAGACACCCCTTTTGCCTTGGCCTTCTCAAGGAGTGATGTTGCTAGTTCAAGTTTGTCTTCTTCCACAAGTGATGATCCAACTGAATATCCTTGGGCCTTGTAGAAAGTAAAGATCATTCCTCCACCCAGTAAGAGAATGTCAACCTTGGCCAAGAGGGATTCGATCACTCCAATCTTTGTTGACACCTTAGAACCACCGACAATTGCAGCAAATGGCTTCTTGGGATTGGCCACAGCTCCAACAAGATAATCAAGTTCCTAAAACAGAGAACAAGTACATATGTCAAATGTATCCaacataaaaattgaaaacttaGTATTGTATGTTCTCTACATGCTTgaacaaatcaaaaaaatagcTATCTTATGTTCTCTACACACTTGAACAAAGACTGAGATAGACAAAGCTCCATACGGAATATGCATCATCTAGGCATAGACCAGCAGACCACATAACAAAAACTCAGTATCGCATGCTGTTAAACAGAATCTACATAACACCAATTTCAATAATCAAAATGCATCATAATGAAGAACACAATTCTTAAATAAATATGCTAGACCACACAAGAATGGGACTTGATTTTCACATTAATGTTATTCACAATACCTTCTGCATAAGAAAACCAGCAACAGaaggttttaaaaatttcgCAACGCCCTCTGTTGATGCATGGGGTCTGTGAGCCGTGCCGAAAGCATCATTCACATAGACATCTGCAAGAGAAGCTAGCTTCTTTGCAAATTCAGGAacatttttctcttcctctttgTAAAACCTCACATTCTCAAGCAGCAATACACCACCATCTGGAATTTCTGCCACCAGTTTCTCAACTTCTGCACCAATACAGTCATTTGCCATTTTAACCTGTCACGTGATAGAAAGAAAATGTtaaataggaaaatatatagcAAATAAAACCCTGAAGAGCGTAAAGTGTTAGTTTTAAGGATAAACCTCGACTCCAAGAAGTTCAGATAGCCTTGGCACAAGAGGCTTCAAGCTGTACTTGGGAGTGACACCCTTTGGGCGTCCCTGATAAAGCCATCCAAAAAATCTTCTTAGAATTTCAACTTGAGAAAAAGTccacaacaaaaaaataaaggagcAAGAAAGTCTGCACATTGCACAATTACACAACTATTCTAgcacattttttataattcacTTATTGcgcatttttttataattcattAGCCCTGagcaaatttattttgtgtcTTCAGCCAACTAAAAGCACACTAATACAAGTAAAAGATAAGGgttaaaggaaaaataaaaccataaaaaaattcttttttacaTTACAATCAAAATTGGTTTAGATGTGGGTTAGTGAACAACAGAATGTTTCAAATCTTTTActaacatcatcatgcatCACTTGCAATCCAACttgtttatgaaataaaacaCAGTATTAGAACCAAatacattaaaaaatgaaggaaataaatttattttaaaaaactagaatgaataaataaataaatatatatataaagatatcattccatcaatctatctatctatctatctaCACACACACACCAGTTTTAAACTTGTTAGGATTTACACCCTTTTATATCTTTTGatatgatttatattttaataatccCATATTGGATTTCATGCGAAATTTATATAGATCATGAATGTGAAATTTCAAGTCAATTGAAcatgttcaatataaattggAAAAGACATTGTTCTCGATTAACATGATATAAATATAGAATTCACTTTTACATGCATAACGAGTACGATTAGGTTATCAAATCAAAACGGTTGGTTTTCTAAACATATTTATATCAGAAGTTACGGAAGGATCtcaaacttaataatttttacacCAATTTAAGTGAATCTCTCCTCAACCACACACAGACACACTGGCAGTTATAACTTATTTTTGTTA contains:
- the LOC18594857 gene encoding phosphoglycerate kinase, cytosolic; translated protein: MATKKSVGALKEADLKGKRVFVRVDLNVPLDDNFNITDDTRIRAAVPTIKYLMGHGSKVILSSHLGRPKGVTPKYSLKPLVPRLSELLGVEVKMANDCIGAEVEKLVAEIPDGGVLLLENVRFYKEEEKNVPEFAKKLASLADVYVNDAFGTAHRPHASTEGVAKFLKPSVAGFLMQKELDYLVGAVANPKKPFAAIVGGSKVSTKIGVIESLLAKVDILLLGGGMIFTFYKAQGYSVGSSLVEEDKLELATSLLEKAKAKGVSLLLPTDVVIADKFAPDANSKVVSASEIPDGWMGLDIGPDSIKTFSEALDTTKTIIWNGPMGVFEFEKFAAGTEAIAKKLAELSGKGVTTIIGGGDSVAAVEKVGLADKMSHISTGGGASLELLEGKPLPGVLALDDA